The following are encoded together in the Methanosarcina flavescens genome:
- the ppk1 gene encoding polyphosphate kinase 1 — MERNFPIQCSDFDRLVMDNVEGARAEVSGMPDLSDPCLYTDREYSWLQFNNRVLEEAFDERNPLLERVKFLSIFGSNLDEFFMVRVSGVLKRIAEALKDDRTDELAQEQLRIIRLELLRQLPLTDKCWNEILEPALREKGIKVLNYFELSGKEREKLRDYFERNIFPLLTPLGFDSGRPFPHISNLSLNLAVLIDDPDYGERFARVKIPPMFTRLVVVPEDDQERITSSLEELKTGRFVWLEQLIAANLDLLFPGQHILGAYPFRITRDADLGFDEDGDKDLMTAVKQRVGRNYFGSAVRLETDYTMPPRVSDILLKNLDLTASLMFRSAAPLGLSSLIKLAQINRPELKYEPFEPKKHSQLTKKKEIFSVLKKRDILLHHPYDSFESVIDFVEEAADDPDVLAIKMTLYRVDDNSRIVQALMKAADRRKQVAVLVELKARFDEENNIGWAKELERKGVHVAYGFPGRKTHAKMCLVVRAEEEGIRYYVHMSTGNYNAVTGKLYTDIGYLTSDSFIGKDISDLFNALTGYSRKDHYIKLLVAPQTLRHQILERIRREIDLHEKCGNGHLIFKMNSLVDYQCIRELYRASRAGVKVDLIIRGICCLRPGIYGLSENIRVTSIVGRFLEHSRIYYFRNGGKEEVFMGSADLMPRNLDNRVEVLFPASPEYIPILRDVILGIHLKDNVKARLLLPNGRTERIYPQPQEEELDSQLWMLENSRSWDLGSQKG, encoded by the coding sequence ATGGAGCGGAACTTCCCCATTCAGTGTTCAGATTTTGATAGGCTGGTTATGGATAACGTTGAAGGAGCTCGGGCAGAAGTTTCCGGTATGCCTGACCTCAGTGACCCGTGCTTATATACGGACCGGGAATACAGCTGGCTCCAATTCAATAACAGGGTACTTGAAGAAGCTTTTGACGAGCGCAATCCCCTGCTTGAAAGAGTCAAGTTTCTTTCGATTTTTGGAAGTAATCTTGATGAGTTTTTCATGGTCAGGGTTTCAGGCGTCCTGAAAAGAATAGCTGAAGCTCTAAAAGATGACAGGACAGACGAGCTGGCGCAGGAACAGCTTCGTATTATCAGGCTAGAGCTTCTCAGGCAGCTTCCTCTCACTGATAAATGCTGGAATGAGATCCTTGAACCTGCTCTCAGGGAAAAAGGAATTAAAGTTCTTAATTACTTTGAGCTTTCAGGGAAGGAAAGAGAAAAGCTTAGAGACTATTTCGAGAGAAATATTTTCCCTCTACTCACTCCTCTAGGTTTTGATTCAGGACGTCCTTTCCCTCATATTTCCAACCTCAGCCTTAACCTTGCAGTACTGATTGATGACCCTGATTATGGGGAACGCTTTGCAAGGGTCAAGATCCCTCCAATGTTCACGAGACTTGTAGTCGTTCCTGAGGATGACCAGGAGAGAATAACCTCCAGTCTGGAGGAACTGAAAACAGGACGTTTTGTCTGGCTTGAACAGCTTATAGCTGCAAATCTTGACCTCCTGTTTCCCGGACAGCATATTCTCGGAGCCTACCCATTCAGGATCACACGCGATGCGGACCTCGGTTTTGATGAAGATGGGGACAAAGATCTTATGACAGCTGTAAAACAAAGAGTCGGCAGGAACTACTTTGGGTCGGCTGTCAGACTTGAGACCGATTATACGATGCCTCCGAGAGTTTCGGATATTCTTCTTAAGAATCTGGACCTTACTGCTTCCCTTATGTTCAGGTCTGCAGCTCCTCTGGGGCTTTCAAGTCTCATTAAACTTGCACAGATTAACCGCCCTGAGCTTAAATACGAGCCCTTCGAGCCGAAAAAACACTCTCAACTGACGAAAAAGAAGGAAATTTTCTCAGTTCTCAAAAAGCGAGACATTCTGCTTCACCATCCTTATGATAGTTTCGAATCGGTAATTGACTTTGTGGAGGAGGCTGCCGACGATCCTGATGTTCTGGCGATCAAAATGACCCTTTACAGGGTGGATGACAATTCCAGAATTGTCCAGGCTCTTATGAAAGCAGCCGACCGGAGGAAGCAGGTAGCGGTTCTGGTTGAGCTTAAAGCCCGCTTTGATGAGGAAAACAATATAGGTTGGGCAAAAGAACTCGAACGCAAAGGGGTTCATGTAGCTTACGGTTTTCCGGGACGCAAGACTCATGCCAAGATGTGCCTTGTGGTGAGAGCCGAAGAGGAAGGCATCAGGTATTACGTGCATATGAGCACAGGAAACTATAACGCTGTCACAGGAAAGCTCTATACGGATATTGGTTACTTGACAAGTGATTCATTCATAGGCAAGGATATCTCTGACCTTTTCAATGCCCTTACAGGATATTCGAGAAAAGACCATTATATCAAACTCCTTGTAGCCCCCCAGACTCTAAGGCATCAGATCCTGGAACGTATCAGGCGTGAAATTGACCTGCATGAGAAATGTGGAAACGGACACCTGATCTTCAAGATGAATTCCCTTGTGGACTACCAGTGCATCCGGGAGCTCTACAGGGCTTCCAGAGCCGGAGTAAAGGTAGACCTTATTATCCGGGGAATCTGCTGCCTCAGACCAGGTATTTACGGGCTCAGTGAAAATATCAGGGTTACCTCGATAGTTGGCCGCTTCCTTGAACACTCCAGGATTTACTATTTCAGAAACGGCGGAAAAGAAGAGGTCTTTATGGGAAGTGCCGACCTTATGCCGCGCAACCTGGACAACAGGGTAGAAGTGCTCTTTCCGGCATCTCCAGAATACATCCCCATCCTGAGAGATGTGATTCTTGGCATCCACCTCAAAGATAATGTAAAAGCCCGCCTTCTGCTTCCGAACGGCAGGACTGAGAGAATTTACCCGCAGCCCCAGGAAGAAGAACTGGATTCTCAATTGTGGATGCTTGAGAACAGCAGAAGCTGGGATTTAGGCTCTCAGAAAGGCTGA
- a CDS encoding CHAD domain-containing protein translates to MEIESKFLVIEEADFQALENLSELASYTLSEPKVQLNEDVFFDTENRAIMASGYYLRVRKAFGEEGSWVTIKSLGGFESGTHRREEYVSFLPEGKSVIECPDFRIRNMVLELTAGLEFFPLLSLKQKRMIRQIKIGNRFVAEAYLDRVNLRSGGREKHYNEFEVELKSEGNSEDLESIRNFLLKHYNLTESPFSKFERAFLFMENLPEKTLLSLREKAFCSQLAGQKNVYGKQAQILTGLDRGQNCEELSRLLNVSQGEIKALHSKFKEKRLSIFPFATYKEKDREFHLQSGENFVLRDEKKAIEFKQWDTESLLEYYGINKIRAEKTREYALTLFDELLLYHGLGQDERKLLGLAALLKDAGNSSFPEESARINREIFMTHSIKGLRLHENLMLALIAEIQDSCLNEKDLNSVFKGFHTKLPPDFQSKALVLAAIMSIATLLEASDARPIKTRQLKDALEIEITGTITEKAAKKFEAKSKFWKFLYGSKIIFSQITEEEEPLDGSKSETKEIGTKKPAGKEKKTEKSQSREKKKTEKKQSREEKKLEERKTEGKQDEKEKKQEKRKCRPPAEITVKPADSMAGLACRILSYQFSSMLSYEGGTVKGKDIEKLHNMRVAVRRMRAAAKVFETYLDSRQLEPHLKGLRRTLSSLGKVRDLDVFREKTEEYLKTLPPRHEHDLDPLFAVLADERKKARKNMLDYLESEKYRTFKKEFSDALASPESLIRPVTNEKHDALPHRVKDVLPSILYARLADISAYSEWVEGPYLPVERLHRLRIAAKEMRYTLEFFESVLGEDIKNLIRELKTFQDHLGNLHDAVIAVDLLSSYLRTGEWGSAENEKNSGKKKFPAGAEGIEAYLAYREEELQTLLNTFPEAWKRVRNGNFRERIESAIKNLY, encoded by the coding sequence ATGGAGATAGAGTCGAAGTTTCTGGTAATTGAAGAAGCGGATTTTCAGGCTCTAGAAAACCTCTCTGAGCTTGCTTCATACACCCTTTCTGAGCCGAAAGTCCAGTTAAACGAGGATGTTTTCTTTGATACTGAGAATCGGGCTATTATGGCTTCAGGTTATTATCTGCGAGTAAGAAAAGCGTTTGGGGAAGAGGGAAGCTGGGTAACCATTAAAAGCCTGGGAGGTTTTGAAAGTGGGACTCACAGGCGAGAGGAGTATGTAAGTTTCCTACCTGAGGGGAAATCCGTGATCGAATGTCCTGATTTCCGTATCAGAAATATGGTTCTGGAACTTACGGCAGGACTTGAATTTTTTCCACTTCTGTCCCTCAAACAGAAAAGGATGATACGCCAGATAAAAATAGGGAATAGGTTTGTAGCAGAAGCTTACCTGGACAGGGTAAACCTGAGAAGTGGAGGCAGAGAAAAACACTATAATGAATTTGAAGTTGAACTTAAAAGCGAAGGAAACTCTGAAGATCTTGAGAGTATACGGAATTTCCTGCTCAAGCACTATAACCTGACAGAAAGCCCTTTTTCCAAGTTCGAGAGAGCCTTTCTTTTCATGGAAAATCTTCCTGAGAAAACCTTGCTTAGTTTGAGAGAAAAGGCTTTTTGCTCACAGCTTGCAGGCCAGAAAAACGTATATGGAAAGCAGGCTCAAATTTTAACAGGGCTCGACAGGGGACAGAACTGCGAAGAGCTCAGCAGGCTTCTAAATGTCTCTCAAGGTGAAATCAAAGCCCTGCACTCAAAATTTAAAGAAAAGAGGCTTTCTATTTTTCCTTTTGCCACATATAAAGAAAAAGACCGTGAGTTCCATCTCCAATCCGGAGAAAACTTTGTTTTGAGAGATGAAAAGAAAGCAATAGAGTTTAAGCAATGGGACACTGAAAGCCTGCTTGAGTATTATGGGATAAATAAAATCAGGGCAGAAAAAACCAGGGAATATGCTCTTACACTTTTTGATGAGCTGCTTTTATACCACGGACTTGGACAGGATGAGAGAAAGCTCCTCGGGCTTGCAGCTCTCCTGAAGGATGCGGGTAACTCAAGCTTTCCCGAAGAGAGCGCCCGTATAAACAGGGAAATCTTCATGACTCACTCCATAAAAGGACTCAGGCTCCACGAGAATTTAATGCTCGCCCTGATCGCTGAGATTCAGGATTCATGTTTAAACGAAAAAGATCTAAACTCAGTCTTTAAAGGTTTCCATACGAAGCTGCCCCCCGATTTCCAAAGTAAAGCCCTGGTGCTTGCAGCCATTATGTCAATTGCAACCCTTCTCGAAGCTTCCGATGCCCGACCTATAAAGACAAGGCAGCTTAAAGACGCTCTGGAAATAGAAATAACAGGAACTATAACTGAAAAAGCTGCAAAAAAGTTTGAGGCGAAAAGTAAATTCTGGAAATTTCTCTATGGAAGCAAAATTATATTTTCTCAGATTACTGAGGAAGAAGAACCCCTGGACGGAAGTAAATCCGAAACAAAGGAAATAGGAACAAAGAAACCAGCTGGAAAGGAGAAAAAAACAGAGAAAAGTCAATCCAGAGAAAAGAAAAAGACAGAAAAGAAGCAATCCAGAGAAGAGAAAAAGCTAGAAGAGAGAAAAACAGAAGGAAAACAAGATGAAAAGGAAAAGAAACAAGAAAAGAGAAAGTGCAGACCACCTGCAGAGATAACTGTCAAACCTGCTGACTCTATGGCAGGGCTTGCCTGCAGGATACTTTCTTATCAATTTTCCAGCATGCTCTCCTATGAGGGAGGAACTGTAAAAGGAAAAGATATTGAAAAACTACACAACATGAGGGTCGCAGTCCGCAGGATGAGAGCGGCAGCAAAGGTTTTTGAGACTTATCTTGATTCCAGACAGCTTGAACCTCACCTCAAAGGACTCAGAAGGACCCTTAGTTCACTTGGAAAAGTCAGGGATCTCGACGTTTTCCGCGAAAAAACCGAAGAATACCTGAAAACCCTTCCTCCTAGACATGAGCATGATCTGGACCCGCTTTTTGCAGTGCTTGCCGACGAGCGAAAAAAAGCCAGGAAAAATATGCTTGATTATCTTGAAAGCGAAAAATACCGGACTTTCAAGAAGGAGTTTTCGGATGCACTTGCCTCTCCAGAAAGCTTGATCCGTCCTGTAACTAACGAAAAACATGACGCTTTGCCACACAGGGTAAAAGATGTTCTTCCGTCTATCCTTTATGCACGTTTAGCAGATATCAGTGCTTACTCCGAATGGGTAGAAGGGCCTTATCTTCCTGTTGAACGCCTGCACAGGCTCAGGATTGCAGCTAAGGAAATGCGTTATACCCTCGAATTTTTTGAGAGTGTACTTGGGGAGGATATAAAAAACCTGATTAGGGAGCTTAAAACCTTTCAGGATCACCTTGGAAATCTTCACGATGCGGTGATTGCAGTTGATCTGCTGAGTTCTTACCTGAGAACCGGGGAATGGGGCTCTGCCGAAAATGAGAAAAATTCAGGAAAAAAGAAGTTCCCTGCAGGCGCAGAAGGAATAGAAGCCTATCTAGCGTACAGGGAGGAAGAACTCCAAACATTACTTAACACCTTTCCCGAAGCCTGGAAAAGGGTAAGAAATGGAAACTTCAGGGAACGGATTGAAAGTGCAATAAAAAATCTCTATTAA
- a CDS encoding Ppx/GppA phosphatase family protein → MVITEPEKISEGRVVAFIDIGTNSIRLLLVRINPNGSYFPLTKQKETVRLGDQGFIDRILQPKAIERAVVVCKKFMELARAYRAEEIIAVATSATRDASNKVQLLEMLKREANLEVCPISGTEEARLIYLGVSSGLRLGSSKALFIDIGGGSTELSIGDQTRCYSLYSLNLGSIRLTNMFLPDETGPVSEEQYERIKEYVRHKLVDVTKDLSRHSVNCSIGSSGTIENLARIAFVYLHKTSHENFEKLEYEDLRKIVRAMCAIPLEERRKFPGINAQRADIIIAGAAIIETFMEEFGLSEIRVSKRGLREGLLVDYISKSEFSYMITQMSVRKRSIMQLGLTCNFDDEHAHTVTRLALELFDSIQALGIYEFRAGERELLEYGSTLHDIGTFLSYDTHQAHAYHLIRASNLPGFQPEEIEIIANLAYFHRKSTPKKKHPNLIGLNKEVIKSIRILSALLRIAEGLDRSHNGIISHVRFYLASTDSLVLEMHAQRECQLEIWEVEKQKKYFKKIFGYNLQSKVIIKRDESVPLVLEGSAELEETSGVEVSSKS, encoded by the coding sequence GTGGTAATAACGGAACCCGAGAAAATTTCCGAAGGCAGAGTTGTTGCGTTTATCGATATAGGTACTAATTCAATACGGCTTCTTCTGGTACGTATCAATCCCAATGGGTCTTACTTTCCCCTAACCAAGCAGAAGGAAACAGTCAGGCTTGGGGATCAAGGATTCATAGACCGGATTCTGCAGCCTAAAGCGATAGAACGCGCAGTTGTTGTCTGTAAAAAGTTCATGGAACTTGCCAGGGCTTACAGGGCAGAGGAAATTATAGCTGTGGCAACCTCAGCAACGCGGGATGCAAGCAATAAAGTTCAGCTTCTTGAAATGCTGAAAAGGGAGGCAAACCTGGAAGTCTGTCCAATTTCCGGAACAGAAGAAGCTCGCCTCATTTACCTCGGGGTTTCAAGCGGGCTCAGACTTGGGAGCTCAAAAGCTCTGTTCATAGATATCGGAGGTGGGAGCACTGAATTATCAATAGGGGATCAGACCCGATGTTATTCTCTTTACTCCCTTAACCTTGGATCCATCAGGTTGACAAATATGTTTTTACCGGATGAAACGGGGCCTGTTTCCGAGGAACAATATGAGCGGATTAAAGAATACGTCCGTCATAAGCTTGTAGATGTAACAAAAGATCTTTCCAGGCACAGCGTAAACTGTTCTATTGGAAGCTCGGGAACAATTGAAAACCTTGCTAGGATCGCTTTTGTCTACCTGCACAAAACATCCCATGAAAACTTTGAGAAACTCGAATATGAAGACCTTAGGAAAATAGTCAGGGCAATGTGTGCTATACCTCTTGAAGAGCGGCGCAAATTCCCAGGAATTAATGCACAAAGAGCTGATATTATAATTGCGGGGGCTGCAATTATTGAAACTTTCATGGAAGAGTTTGGGCTTTCAGAAATTAGAGTAAGCAAACGCGGGCTTCGGGAAGGGCTGCTTGTAGATTATATATCAAAGAGCGAATTCTCCTATATGATTACGCAGATGTCGGTAAGAAAACGCAGCATCATGCAGCTTGGACTTACCTGCAACTTCGATGATGAACATGCCCATACAGTAACCAGGCTTGCCCTTGAACTTTTTGACAGCATTCAAGCGCTTGGGATTTACGAGTTCAGGGCAGGGGAAAGAGAACTTCTTGAGTATGGCTCAACCCTGCATGACATAGGAACTTTCCTATCATATGATACCCATCAAGCACATGCTTATCACCTCATACGGGCGAGCAATCTTCCGGGTTTCCAGCCTGAAGAAATCGAAATAATAGCGAACCTTGCCTACTTCCACAGGAAAAGCACTCCTAAGAAGAAACACCCCAATCTCATCGGGCTTAACAAAGAAGTAATAAAAAGCATCAGGATTCTGAGTGCCCTGCTCCGCATTGCCGAAGGTCTGGATCGCTCGCATAATGGAATTATTTCCCACGTTCGGTTTTATCTTGCTTCTACAGACAGCCTGGTGCTTGAGATGCACGCTCAAAGGGAGTGTCAGTTAGAGATCTGGGAGGTAGAGAAACAGAAAAAGTACTTCAAAAAAATATTCGGGTATAATCTTCAATCTAAAGTTATTATAAAACGGGATGAAAGCGTTCCCTTAGTCCTTGAAGGAAGTGCTGAACTTGAGGAAACCTCGGGAGTTGAGGTATCTTCAAAAAGTTAA